In Zingiber officinale cultivar Zhangliang chromosome 9B, Zo_v1.1, whole genome shotgun sequence, the genomic window tcaatttgttcacaagagtaccctatttttgtgaactgtgagcatacacaatttatgttaatggaaaaaataatcaacactgatcactttgcaattttaaatagtttatgtcaaataatttgagataagctaaataatgttactattgattgcagcgaatctctctcaatagtctcaacttcttcaataatttctctcataaatcgcatcacaaaaaaaccacattgtttcgcatccggttgttgaggagcctatatatagtaattagagtcaaattgttaatgaaaattatacacattacaatatatgttaaacaaaagtacacataccttaactacttcccacttaacatttttcctacctttccttccttggttgaattaaacaattttaaggcccttcatacgttaagaatatttgttaaataagatttttattataataaatatttactaaaagaaatctgaactcacatttccattacgtattttgaatcatcatcgcgaatgcgaCAACTTATCCAGCaagtaaatagcatccttgtaaggttcaataacactaagattccaatggaaactaggcaaatacataggattagatcataaaattgaataaattatcgaaaggaagcaattgaaagtgatgttttacttcttgcttacccgacattacatggcactaacactagttgatctgttgatgcacttgtcagcttatctgctaaaagagttgccctttgattcagggtttcaagcttaactgatttgtcttgtgccgtttttgccagatatgggagtttgtgaggattcataaatctgaatttctttgtcttggtatctttcaccatctttttatatagacacctatcattgcaaagaaaaaaatatttagatactaaataatgaaatttagatacaaaacactcataataagttggaaaaaataatgatcactcataacactaagttatggctgatgatagtaacatccatacatgagaacttactatgagcagtcttgcatattaaacataccagaaatgtatacatgcaaattcttttatttcttgaggacaagcacatttaagatacttaaaaatatacaagaaaaaagatatgagcaaagtacttcctgtctagaagaacaaatggcagaggcaaacattaagggccggttgaaaatgaatgagctatatttatgtaaagtgtaccacatcaattgatattagtaaacctctcaatagaaatgatgaactattaacttaatgagaataacatggtatgagaaaattactagaagttgaatttttcaagagtaaacttgttcacacaacaatattagtaaacttcttgcagttcaaatcagggattttctgtcttgctagatattagaatttcccaacaaacataaatgcaataatttcccagcataagtaaagcaatgcagttgcaactgagaaaataatatttagatactaaataataaaatttagatacaaaacaatcatgtggattaaaaaataatgatcactcataataagttggtgaaattgtaacaataaaccataataagttgctaaaattgggaagcaaacatgtgatgaaaaagttgctgaaattgcttaaataaacttacttaccatatgtaggcaacgatcaaattcctgaaattgactccaaatgatacaaagaattgatgtcctcaaggtcaagaaaaagttcacaatcttcatcaaacacttcattatctaagcacattgatatacattttcctccatctagagcatgcttactgtaacaatataacatatgtaatgctcttgggacacttgttgacaaagtaggttttgatttttttctttcaaacttcttccttctaggcttctaataatttcaaatataaacaagttagatagctaggttgaataataataaagtggcaatataattagaaatataataataaagtgacaatataattagaaatataatatctcatatacctcatcttgcttcacaatctgctgttcaggccaagccacaacagttcctatggcatcaccaattacttcacattcacttggaattggatatggcaaaggagcggatttgtccactgcttgatcaatggagactcgaatgcaattcttgggaaatggaataccatgaagcattttttccatgccattgaaacaaacaattgtaccatatgcagcaatatttgagcaagattccaatgtcaatgcaactgattgaccctaaaatattaaaaaaaaaacatgttgattatatttagtttataatgctataataataatgaatatcactataacttgtattttacttgtaaaacttcgtctttacccacaatctatacgtcatcttcttcaatattcttctgatgaaacttcaccgagcaactgcctttgtcatcaattgaattgtcccatgcaccccttttatgcattaatgcttcaagtttttggatgcgtacatcttgttctaaaatttgcatcttcgcctccttcagctcccttttatgctcagcgattatatctagggtaacatcatatttcttccttgttctaccaacattgaaatagattgttgggttgatatgacctccgataccccggacacgcctagaatattcctgagtttcaagtgccttggtaagaatatcctcttttgctccttcgcattgcagcttaccctccctcttttgctgtatatattcatcctgtaatgcaacattaaaaagaattatcagtactttaccaaggataattaccaaggatatgcaatattggtttaaaaaatactgatgtccaggccggttcttcctgtgatagctcaagtcaagtgcttagtaagtcatattgaacaaatatgaagttgactttgaaatattttttccttttttggcattcaatcatatatttacttctgcacagttctaaaaaaggcacatatttgattgagcaattgactacaagtttaataaaatgacaaaattttaataaattttcactacacaaacccataaagagaggaccaccacataattgaagctaattgtctggagttgcaggaaagaataatcaaaagtaaagttgttcccaacctctcaagttccgattcatgaatcttatgctttaattcaaactaaaacagcacaaagagaatgctcaaggagacaaggagctttatttgtcaccaatcaagtgggaaaacataatagaagcttcagagcagtggtctggggaacaactttactggcccttgggttactgaagcttacaaattgcttactgccaagaacgtttcaaacctggttgatttatctgcatctgttctatagaaactctagctatcacctctaagttctcaatgcattcaccattaattgattgcagcaaaaggaaaccactgcatgtaatagacttttcgacttgatctcttctccaagtaagaacatttcaaacctagatacctagtaaatccacatctgttctatataaacccgtcacctctaagctctcaatgcattcattcaccatttacttcctcaatacatgctctagtactgagaattcaagctatgcaaggaatggttgttaaactcctcattgcactgcttgccttggcttcctcacgcaaagggtatgcatgcatgcaactttactctcgaaaactagaagatatattgaagtcattatcagaagaacatgaaaatttacttacaatcttgtgtactgtgtccaccaaatcttcaccttcaaactctcctcctttgttggcgcgtcctttcttccacataatagctctattgatgtcattatcatcacataattcagtcccctacaacaaagaaaaatcaaataacaaatgtgaaataatttaatgtgaatcaattagagggttcttagaggaaatatattttaaaaatacttacaatttcttcagcaaagcgtgcataccctttgcgtgagagtcgatgaggatatctatttttttttccttcgctctttttgttgatcactgagtttctagttatttcaaacaggcgacatatcaaatttgaataatacataatgaattatgatcgaatagtttcaaaagaaaaaatttagaatcttacaatgaaatcttcagaaatgcgactaatgacaaacgcacgtcaatcttctcttgtaatttcaaagccaacaggtggctcattcaactcctcaggtttgtcacgcctgcttaaaataaatttttgggtgagatgggtcttgtattgcctccacttacTGTTTGCAGACCTCAATTTTTGGGTGAGAGGAACACACGGAGCTTGAGCGCTTGAGCTGcttcaagaagaacaagaatcgAGCGAGATGTGGAAACAGAGACCATTGAGGCAAACACTCAAACACGTTACCTGCATTGTATAGGTTGGTTGATCCAAATTCAAATGGATGAGGAGGTGGTGTTGGATTTGAACCAGATCAGGGCGGTTCGCGTCCTGGGCCGTGGAGCCATGGCCTCGGTCTTCCTCGTCAGCGCCGCACCCGGCAGTCGCCTCCCCACGCTCTTCGCCCTCAAGGTGTTCGACAAGCAGTCCGCCGCCAAACCCCACGCTCTCCGCCGCGCCCGCTGGGAGCTATCCCTATTGTCCCGCCTCTCAGCCGCTCCCGGTGATCACCACCACCCGTTTCTCCCTTCCCTCCTTGGCTCCGTCGAGACGCCGGACCTCCTCGCTTGGGCGATCCCCTTCTGCCCCGGCGGCGACCTCCACGCCCTCCGCCGCTCCCTTTCTCCTTCCAACGAGGAGGCGTTCTCCGCGGACGCGATCCGCTTCTACCTCTCGGAAATCGTCACCGCTCTCGCCCACCTCCACTCCATGCGCGTCGCCTACCACGACCTCAAGCCAGAGAACGTCCTCCTCCGTTCATCCGGCCATATTATGCTCGCCGATTTCGATCTCTCCCGCCACCTCCCTGCCAGATCGACCACCCACTCCTCCCTTCCTCCTCCACTTCCCTCCGACAACCACAGCCACGCCCCCCGGAGGAAACTCACACGCGTGTTCTCCTTCGGCGCCGCGGACGACCAGATCAAGAAAGGGAGGTCGGCGAGAGTCTCCCCGGCGAGTCGCCGTAGGACGAGTTCCTCGTCCATCTCGAAATCCAGAGAAGGATCCGGTGGTGACGACGAGCGGTCGTTCTCGTTCGTGGGGACGGAGGAGTACGTGGCGCCGGAAGTGGTGCGCGGCGAAGGGCACGGCTTCGCGGTGGACTGGTGGGCGCTTGGGATCCTGGCGTACGAAATGGCATACGGACAGACGCCCTTCCGGGGGCGGAACAGGAAGGAGACGTTGCGCAACATTCTTACGCTGCTGCCAATGTTCCCAGGCCGGCGCCGCACCGATCTCACTGACATTATCGAGCGGCTCGTGGTCAAGGACCCGGAGAGGAGATTAGGGTTTAGTGGGGGTGCGGAGGAGGTGAAGGCGCACCCTTTCTTCGATGGGGTGAAATGGGAGCTTTTGCCAGAGGTGGCGCGGCCTCCGTTCCTGGCGCCGgtaattttacctttctttcttccgttcctcctactctcgaatctgctctgcgaggaaggaactaagatcgaagggttcagaggagttgaggagccgtgagaagattaggaagggtaagctgactttgattgaggagatggggaaatgcgagattagggatctcgacttggaggagttgggccggcgtgaggagttttgcgtgaggagtttgggtcgagattagggttcagaggagatcacgcgacaaggagaggagaaggcgctcgtggagaggagaaggcgctcgtggagaggagaaggagaggagaaggcactcgtggagaggagaaggagaggagaaggcactcgtggagaggagtggagaggagaactcgtggagaggagtggtgaggagaaggcgcgcgcgcgttgagggtttagagtttagcaaagcgagggctgcgaatttattttaagtgagtttaggggaaacatacacaacactttaaaaaacgttttttaaaaaaatgttgtctttgaccataaacaacaacactaaagacaacacttcattaaaaaccgttgtctttagtaaaaagtaaataccatagacaacgcttttcactaaaagcgttgtaaaacaaagaacgacaacgtttttattaaaaagcgttgtctattgggtgttgttgaatgcaaaaattcttgtagtgcaggtttagggtttaccttctttaccttcttgagcgaaggacacctactcttgtagtatcCCATCTCCCTGCACTCAAAGCACTTGATGTGGGCTTTAGTGCTCTTCTCGGTGAGTGCGATTgaaggttgagcttccaagacctcctcttccttagatttctcttcttcttcttcttccttcgaagATGTGGACGATTCCTCATcctcctctcttgaagatgtggatgacacttcctcatcttccttctcctccttggatgTTGAACATGTGTCAACATCCGATTAGTCCTTCTCCTTTTagaccaatgagtccttctccttgggctcctccacttctTAGAGTTTTGAAGGATATTCATAGAATGCAATGATCTTTTTACAAAGATCACTTGTATTCTCGTAATTACCTACACTCAATAAAAtgttaggaggtaataaattcaaAAGAATTTTTGTTACCTTCTTATCCGCCTCTAATTGTTCCCATTGTCCCTTGATCCAATACCGAGGCCAGAGGCGTTTCCCTTTCTTGTCCATTGGAGCTTTGAAAGGATCTTCTAATGCAATCTAATGGTCTCAATCCATTTAGAACCATGTCTCCAAGCACGACCTCCAATATCTGAAGTCTTCCTTTTCATATAGAGGTGGGATCTGGATATCTCATCTTAATGGTTCTTCTAACTCCATCTTCCTTTGGCGCCTTGCTCGCTTGGAGATTAGTTCAACAAAGAGCAACCAAGCTCTGATGcaaattgttgggaccttgatgcccaGCTAGAGAGGGATGAATAGCTGATCACCCAAATCGTTGCTCCCTACACTCATTAGTACCTAGtggaaatacaaaataaaatactaaCAAGGAAGCTAAACCCTAAACAATACAAAGACTAGAAACATAAACCCAATGACATGTTTATGTAATGTGGTTTAgatattagggctcctactccacagttATTCGTAAGGTGGACAATCTTGATCCGTCGATAGATGACTCCCCAGAAAACTCTGGCTAGtttaagtagctccttgtgggtggagaaatcgcACTACAATCTTGCACATGCACGCTTAATTACACGAGAGCTTGGAAGACTCTAATagggattaaccacctctatttttgtCAAGCTTGCCCAAGTACCCCGAGCTCTCTTAAACAGAGCTTGGGAGGAAACACTTAGCTATGTTTCctgccaccagtcgactggtaaaatcaccagtcgactggtcctctaTGGAATTCTACCGTCACATGCCAATAGCTTGAAACcaatcgactgatggaagtaCCAGTTAATTGTTATATTAACTACTATAGAAACTATTAATAACTACTATAGTAGTCATTTACTATTTTGGCCCAGTCAACTggtaaaaccctaaccctagagttttgaCCCCTGAGTACATTCACTTAGCACTCGTCCTTACTCGACCAACCTAAAcctagccttctagtctcctccattAGCCTCATGTCCCTTGGATGCCCATCCTTCACGCATTGTCTTCCAGAGCTTCCTTTGGCCTTGTTCTAGTTGTCGGGTCATCCTtttccaagaggctcctcacctctagGACTTCaaccattgtcaagtcacactttgACTTACATTTCCAAGACTATATACTTGCACTTACACTGCCAAGGCTCCTCTTAAACTTTTCTCCATTggcaagatcacacttagactttccttgttgtacatgtatcctgtacactcacaatacatatcaaatataataataaatctaacttaaaccttttcccaaacatcaaaacctagggcacctagattgctccaacaccctCCTTAATTTGTTGATCTATATGCTCTACAACATCTTTCAGGGAATCATTTGAGAGCATATATATCTCTAGATCCTGTGGacttaaatcaacaattattttGGCAGCAAGTAGTTTTGCAATCCAAGCCTTTATTATCTCCACACGGGAGCCTGACCACTTCCATCTACATATTCTTGGAAGGGCATGCCATCTATAAGGATCAATTATTCTaacatgttcacacatccacaCCTGCAATATAATAAAAATGGTTAAATGTGAAAtgttatgcataaaatatatgaatctatcattaaatttaaaatcttataGCGAGGAGATGTGCAAACCCTTTGAGCATGGGAGTATTATTTTCCTTAAGGCCCTCTGCTTTAGCCTCTATAAAAGCATCACACTAATGACCCCCAACTATGAGCTCATATAGTCATATACAGCCTTATaccaattatacctacctaaattctcaaaatcatctacgcaATCAATTAGTGATTGtattgataatctagatatatTGCTAGAAGTAGTAAATAAAACacaaacaaaaaaatataatattaaaaattggcAAAAGAGAGTATCAGATTTAGCATATGAAGATTGTTTGCTAAGGTTGATCATCTTgttctctagttccttctgtgtatatcttattctctagttccttctgtgtaTACTCCACATTATTGAAGTGTTGAAAAAATAGTGGGGTGGTGGATGCATGATGCAAATTTACTTCGTCGCCTTGGTTTGGAAGTCCTAGAATTAGTGAAACATCTTTCCTTGTGAAGCTAATCTCCTTATTATGAAAGATTAAACATCTGGCTTCAACGTCCCAATtgttaaatatattttgtataaGACTTTGGATATTTGCAATTTTAGGCATGGCTATGATCCAAGCAATGAGTTTCCACTTATCAACTTCATCTGCCAATTATTTATATGTAGTGATGATAAAAAAAACCTTTGAAGTGAGGCTAATTACTTTTCCAATGCACTTTCTTATGATATGCACGGGAAGCAGAAGTTCTCTAGCTCGCCATTTAATTCTTTTAAATAAATACATAAGATCTTAGTTATACTCATTTGACTTCATTACAATGTAGTTAGTTTTCACCAATAATATAATACGTTACATTGTTATTTTTTAACCATAATATGATACATTATAATGTCTATAATTTCTCCTAACTACTACAATGTGattagtagctgctataacatgacTACTTatcatgttgtagcagttaaGGTCAAGTAGCTGTTATAATAATAAGAAGCCAATAAAAACTGTAGGGTTTAACCACGTTGCATCAATCATTAGGTTTTGACTATGTTGTAGCACTTGCTGTCGCATAGATGCTACAACAAAGATAAACTTTTTTAAAACCCTTTATTCCGTCAAAGTAAATTTTCAATCCAAAGACCTATAATCATTAAATATATaccattgtagcagctaggagacgaatcaaaatcctaaaaatttaaacccCTAAACAAAATGAggagaataaaaactttaaaaccTAACACAATACTTACGATGGAGGCAAAGATTTGGATGAGAAACAAGTTGTCGCGGTGAGGTTGATTAACAAAGACATTGTGGGGGCACTGATCTACTATcaataaaattctttcaaaatatttgtCACACGGCGAGTTTAGGGATTAAAACTTTGGCCAATGAGGGTGAAAAGATAATTGCATAATATATTTTCACTTTCTCCGTCCGTGCATGATAATAGATATTAAGATTAGAGGGATTTACAACTTATATTGAAAAAATTTACCATCGAAAGGTTTGTGGAAAATGATGTTTGCCAAGTTTCTAGCTACCTATATAACAAAAAAATTAGAATGAAATGTTTGTTTGGAGTGACAAAGtagttactacaacgtgtagcaactaaTGTAGGGTAACTGTTATAACGTGGAGCAACTATTGTAGGGTAGCTTCTATAACGTGAAGCAGCTATTGTAGGGTAGCTACTACATTGTGTAGCAGCTACTATCGGATAGCTGGTACAAGGTGTTGTAGCAACATGATTGaaagttgatacatgttgtagtagttacaacttaaatcattaaaaattaaaaccctaATTCCTGAATACAAATGTTTACTACCTATTTAGTATAGTATCATCTTAAGTAGCTACCTTAAATTACCATCAAATGGTTTGTGAAAAATGATGTTTGGCAAGtttcttataaattttataataaataaattataagaaAAGGTTGTCTGGAGTGTCGAAGTAGCGGCTACAACTTTGTAGCAGTTAACCAtcgaattagctgctacaacgttgtagcagctatcattccaagtGGCTGCAAGTGTTTGTAGCAGGCGTCAGGCTTGCATGTTGTAGTATagatataggatcgaaaagaatttagatatctccataatgatatgatattgtctaatttgggcctaaaccctcatgattttgctcttgggctctacccaaaaggcctcatgctaatggagatgtctttttcttataaacccatgatctttcccatgtgttttcaatgtgggactatgttctAATAAATGCTTCCTTTCTTCCTTTCTTTTAATATATATTAGGATCACAACcgggaattacaacttaaaataaaaatgaattacCATTGGTTATGAAATGTGGGAATTGATATTTGATAAGTTTCCTACAAATTACATAAGTAAAAACTAGTGAGAAAGAAGCTAGGGATTATGCGTTGTAGGAACTTTTCAGTAGATTCTATATAAGAAAAGGTTAATATTTATTCCGTTTCATTGAAAATAAGGTAAAAATTTTGTTAGTAAGAACAAAGAGAAGCGGATCTATTCTATACCCGATAAGTACCAATACGTAATGGAAGGATTACTCCTACTTTCGGGAAATAAATACATAGATACTTGTTTATCAATCCAACGATTGACACGTtagttaaattttctttttattcattCTGCCTTACTCTATAAACCTTTCAATATAAACTTTTCAATCTATGTATAAA contains:
- the LOC122022847 gene encoding serine/threonine-protein kinase UCN-like, translating into MDEEVVLDLNQIRAVRVLGRGAMASVFLVSAAPGSRLPTLFALKVFDKQSAAKPHALRRARWELSLLSRLSAAPGDHHHPFLPSLLGSVETPDLLAWAIPFCPGGDLHALRRSLSPSNEEAFSADAIRFYLSEIVTALAHLHSMRVAYHDLKPENVLLRSSGHIMLADFDLSRHLPARSTTHSSLPPPLPSDNHSHAPRRKLTRVFSFGAADDQIKKGRSARVSPASRRRTSSSSISKSREGSGGDDERSFSFVGTEEYVAPEVVRGEGHGFAVDWWALGILAYEMAYGQTPFRGRNRKETLRNILTLLPMFPGRRRTDLTDIIERLVVKDPERRLGFSGGAEEVKAHPFFDGVKWELLPEVARPPFLAPVILPFFLPFLLLSNLLCEEGTKIEGFRGVEEHVSDAVSPSCGSEFRIWGDGSGRVNCLTSEQNADCNAWCSRKCSGGKLPLIPEGETKGLAEPSDQMLVMPGHRVLLLGTKRNDDALSKERKQNSANVARARGQRKGGRYSPFDGGRGSAAGEKDRLGASPSDVGCG